Part of the Porites lutea chromosome 14, jaPorLute2.1, whole genome shotgun sequence genome, ATGTGTTGAATGATCTATGCTAAATCTGTAACATAGGGAACTTGAATTTAGATTTTAACATATAACATTTTGTATGTACCTTTGGCAAGTCTTGTGTATATAAATGACTTATAATGTTAAacattaattaaatttaaaccGTATGAAACTAGGCTTagctcaaaaaataaatataggtTTTCCATTTgccattttgttgcttttttatgattaatatatttaaaaaattgtccaacattttattttttcagcagaCATTTTATAATTAAGCTACATGTAGGCTTTAACAGTCAGTTTCTATTTAAGAACACCAATTTTAGAACTGACTTCTAGTGTAGGAAAAATTTCAGTCTTATTTACATGTTGTACTTGAGATTATTTTATTTCCACATAGACTGGTCAGATACTTTaatatattgtttttctttgtcttgaAATTCAAGCGATTTGTAAGATATCTATTTATCTAAAGTGTTTTAAACTGAAACAAATCAGCttgtgtatttgtttttttacttcagtGTGGTATATGTAATAAAagttaataaattcatttttatttttaactgaaattcaagtttgcattttttttttactttctttttgtaATACTCTGTCCCAGACTAAGGAAACTGTTTAAAAACAGTACCCCTTCACAAAGGCAGTTTTTTTTAACCCTTGTGTATGTAGTGGATAGAACCCTTCCCCACCCCGTCACTTGTCTTGCACAGTGTGTATGGCCTCATCACCAAATTCTTGCTATGACTTGTATTAATACTGGATGTATACCCATCACTCACAGAGTTGATTGCAAAGACAAGCAgtgtaattttaataaaaatgaggGTGGACAGAGACAAATAAAACCCCTTCAGCAGCATTTTTATAGGGTTCAATGTATTTTCCAACATTTTGCAAAAAGGGAAATTTGGGACCTGTTGCGAATTTGATATTTTGTATGTGTAAGGGTTTTAACAGCAACAATGTATAATGCtgtttttaggagaaaattggaaAGTTAGATGAAAACTCCTTGTGGTCCAATGATTTCTGCCTGAAATTAGATGTGTACACACAGACAGAGGCCTCATATGTAAAAGAAAGTTGCTCCAAGTCTTTGGTAAGTCCTTTTGTCTACCATAAATCttccactttcttctgtccccaaggtgacCATTTTGGAGAGGCTCAGCTGTATAAAGGGTATGTTTTGCCCCATCAACCCTGCCTCTATGATTGTCTAGTACCCTTAATCTATGGTACATGTAGGGCGAACAACTTATACTTGCAGCTGCTTCTTACTGCTAAAACTGAGTAATATGcttgctttgattttttttactcaTTAATTCTTTTCCTAAAGAATAATTTTGTAGTAATAGTCATGACACTGAAAACCAAATTTATATTTCTCTTCTTCAGTCTTTTGTTAGTGACATAGTTCAAGCAAATGGCAGAAAGcttgaaaagattgaaaagtTTTTGGAGACGCTTGAGTGCAAGATTGACAGTTTTCTTATGGCAAGTGATCCAGGAAGTGAAATCTTTACacctaacaaaaagaaaacagatttgGTAAGCATATTTTTTAGGCAAGTTTATTCATCTGAGAGAAGAGGGTAAGAGAAATGATAGAGATGTTAcaggggatttcccccggctacaaTGAGCATGACCTGGAAAGTAGCACGaaattcaggggcggatccaggatttttttcaggagggggtgcactcgtctcttgctctacttcaacaccaataacccacatttttttttggcagaataccagttgtattagaaaaccaaaggtcatctcaggggggggggggtgcgcaccccctgcaccctccccctagatccgcccctgaaattTACTTCCAAGCTGCTCAATTCCCCTACCTACTTGTTTCATATACATGGCACAttaaaatcttagtgacagccctaaGGTTGTGAATAGGACAACTTTTCAGTTAGTCAAAGATAGGATTCTAATGTTTAAATGTAAGTTGACTCTTCAAAACCTCTACTTTCCTAATGCAAGCTAGAGGAAATGTGATGAACAATGGACAAAACAAGTACAGTTGCCCGGTTAAATTGTGAGATCGTGAGTTGAATGCCCAAACCGGGAGTGTCACGGTCAAACCGTGAGAGCAGGAAGGGCTGCAAACTCTGGTTTGTTACTGACAATAACTTTGAATGGTTTTTCAGATGTCCTTGAGACACCCAATTGCACCAGAGGCAGACAGTGGGATGACTGTGCCCACAGGCATCGTGATATCACCAAATAAAATTGGTGGAAGCCCCAGGGATACCAATGTTCCAGCTCTTGCAGACAGCACCAAATCACCTAACACCTGTCTTTCGCCTAGCCTGAATCCCTTTGCCTCTCGTGTAGAGACCTCAGATGTTAACAGTACTGCTTACTGGAACCAGGGCTTTCAGCAAGGGCTAGAGGTAGCTACAAGACAGCTGCAACAAGTATCACAGCCCAGACCTGTGATGCCATCCGGGCAAGTAGCGGAAACAGCTGCTAGACCTGTTGTCTTGGAAACAAAGTCGGATTCACTCTCTAGAGGACTGGACAGAGATGACTTAGTGGGTGATTCTGATCGCGTGGTGCCTGTTATAATCTCTTTAGGGGATAAAAGCAAGAAAAGCGTCACAGCAGAAATTCAAATCCAGGATATAGCGAATGGGGCTATGTGCACGTTAGAAGGTAGGGGAGCCAAAATAAGAGACGCAGCCCTCTCCTTTTCAAAGCGTAGGCCACGTTCCGGTGTGGTTAGAGCAGGTTCCAGTTTGTCCGTTAATCAACTAAAAATAAGCGATATATAATAGAGGATTGTGAATGTCTATCTGTTGCAAATTAGATGCTTACAAAGACCGTTCCCTTAACGACCAGATAAGCCTGTGTGGCAGGAGCGAaataggggaggggaaggaagggtagggggagggggagagtaGCCTTTAGAAAACAGCCTATATTTcgcgacgtcaccactggtttctgtgcgaaatgacgtctgagaaatgactGTAGTCATTTCGAGGGAAAACTCGGGTTTTCAATGAGAGCTGGTGGCCAGCGAAATTTGCGGCTATTTCACGTGAACTCGCTGCctacttttctttggaaattaccCCAGGTTGAAATAAAGTATTCGTGTGCttttattgaataaaaaagccaaaatttaatgatgtctTTTTTCTGTTCAAACACTCTAATTTTTGTTCCATAATGGTGAAAATGCATTCGGCTAAGAGGCCCAGATTTCAAACTTTCCAGAAACTCGCGCCTCTGCGGCaagttttttccttctccaCCTACTCCAAAGCTTTTGCCACCTACTTAAAATCTTACATCATGAAACCACGGGCAtcacgaaatgtcggctgtttcctTAGGCTAAGGGGCGAAAAGCAGGGCGAGGAATCCCGGCAATTCCCTCTACCTTTTCCTTCGTTCCCACACCCTTTCTACTGCCCAAGAGTGTTCTCATCTCAGACGAGTGTTTCAATTTAATAATGCGCAGCTGTCACTTAACATGAAGACTGAGTCTGATTTTTATTCTGGAATCTATCTCCTGAGAGACACTGAAGTTTCCATATTcaagtagactgttcacagtcctttATTTTTCCATAAGATCATCGacatcgagcgctttgcgttacgggctgccatcttgcatgagtgtcaaaccCCGCCGGTAGGGGAGGGgatgggaggggaggggatcatgtaagagaaaaaaacatcgaatctgtttaatttaaattgtttgttttgagTATATGTATTCGGACTTGAATTGTCTCGAACGAGGTGACCTCAATTTCGTTTTATCATTTGTTCACAGGGCTCCAACACGTTTCTTATTCTCAAGGATGTTGGCTTGGCGACAAGACAAACCCACAGTCCCGTGTGTGGTACTGTGGGGATACAAAGATGCTGAGTCGTGCCGAGGCTTCTGGTTCAAACCCGGCCAAACTTTCTCTCAATCTCCTTGAAGCGTTGTTTAGTAGGGACGAGATGGCCGCGTCAAATATTAACGGGGCACGTGGTCGAGAACTGCTTGATCCAATCAAAATAAAGGGCATTCAAGGTGAGTTTTGCAACCGGTGCTCGGCGGACTGCCCGGCGCGGGAAAAGGTGGGATAGGGGTcaagtgtgaaaaaaaaaggaggttACAACCTTTCCAATCATGAACTGTTTGAGCACACGCAACAGGTGCCACTCAAGGGCAGCAAAACATGGAACAGTCGCAGACAAAGAAAACGTGATCTTGGTAGGGCCGAGTCTGTCGAATTATGCCGGCATAGTTTTGAGCATAAATGCTGTACTACTactagacatattaaattctgcaagcagaatcgTAATCagtgctgatcgtactacgtaaaaattaactctgcaagacatcaacacgacaccgaaagaactcaaaacagagtgGCACTTttacgtagtacgatcagcattgcagtattctgcttgcagaatttaatatgtcttcttttcatttttgctgatcaggtctttatagatcctacgttcttcggcatattcgtttgcggtcctttgcagtcctttgtggttaatgtttgtacagGCTAATTTTTGCAGCTAACGCCAGGTTAACCTGCGCAGGTTAACGCCAGGTAGAATGTAAACTTCAGAGAAGTGTGCTCCGCCCTTTTTGCCATACGGGTTAAATAACATGAAAGTCAATAATTTAAACATTGCCtatgttgttattatttttctttctttctagtTCACATCAACCATAAGTTTCCAATTGAGTCAGATAAAGAAGAAATGCGATGGCGCTTCATTAAACCCCGAATTGACAGCAAATGCCGGGCGCAGCGCAGGATGCAACGGGAACAGCAAGCCAAGCTTGATAATTCCCTCCGGTTGGGTAGTTCCGAGCGGACGTACCGTGGCACTCGCCCCCGTCTAGACCCCAGGGAAAAAGACCAGCTTCTGTACGGTTACAGCAGAACACCCGACCTCGTGGTTAGGACTTCTGAGCCGGAAGCAGCCGTGGCTAGTCCGCAGGGGACTGGGATGGATGTCGATGAAAGCCAGTTAAATGGCGCGAACCACCTGGAGCAGTTGTCAGAGAATGAAGCCATTGTAGAGATAAGTGGGAGTCCTGTGACCGTTGAATGAGTTTAGCCTTTGGTAAAGAGATACCTGTAAATGTACACAACGAAGCTAATTAGTGGTATTCCTGTGAATATGCGCTCATTAGTGGACGGGATCGTCTTCTATACTTCTGCAGGAGCCCATAGAAGAATATAGATTTCAATGAAGCTTAGTATGCTAACTTTAAAGACTATAATGGGAATGCATGGCTAAGTTTAAAGCCGCGTTGAAAACATATTAGCCTGGGGTGCAAGTGGTATTGCATCTTTTTAGGTTATGGATTATTAACCAATCAGGGCTAGCTCTGACTTTCCCGCCCTTGGCAACAGCTAGATGACGCTTCCCGCGATTTTTATGAGgaaatctgattggtttattcGTTATATTCTATTTTTTGGATTTCAGTAAGtctgttcaatttgttttggTCTGATACagcttttttgactttgcaaaacgaagaaagaaacgaaaatTACCAGTCTTGATCAGTGTTTTCTGCAAAACCTGAACGCTAGACTTAATATGAACGTGACGACATTCATTATCCTTTAAACTGGCCCGACGAAGTTACACTCTGTTAAACAAATTTCGGACGCGACTTGAAAACTAATGAGCTCTGATTTGAATTTAATATCCGGCCTCTTTCATGACCTTGACTTCCTCCCTGATTACCCAAGTAtcgaaaagaacaaagaaaggtAGAATAACTATGATAAATGAGATTTCGTAACCGTCACGGAATGCTTGAATTAACAATAAGCGAATAGTTCCTTTTCCGCCATCTGTTATGTCCTTAGTCATAATCATTGATTTATACTTTGTTAAATGATTCCAAAGGGAGCGTTTCCTGCATTGTAGACATTTTAGTGGTTTTTACGGACGAAATCTTGTTTAAGCTGTAGCTCAACTGTTCAAACTAACGTTCCATAGTACAATGTGAAATTACTGCTgaggaggtttcatttgaattgtaacACCATTGGATTTCATCCGTAGGTTCAAACATTAGAATCACAAATCATGTCCTAAACTCGGTGTAGGAGCTAAAGACCTAATAATAGAGCCTTAGAGTTTTAGCGACGAAATTAAGAAGTCTGCCGAGCTCACGTAATAATGATAAATGGTATACCAGCTCTATAAATTTTATCTTACTGGCCTCTTGTTTAAAGTACAGTAGTCTGGACCTTTGAAGGATTTCAGTAATCTGCAAAGAACCTCTAAATACAGCTGAATTCTGAATGCCATCAAGTGCCACAGGTAAAAAGTTCCTTGCCAGCTATGGTCAATAAATTTGAATAGTAAAGCCCAAAGATTTTGtccgcaaaaaagaaaaaacaaaacaaaacaaaacaaaaacacaaagtaaactaaaacaaaaaccaGAAAGAAAAACTGACACCTTGTAGAGAATACCTTTAGTAGCCTAAATAAAAAGCCGACAAACCGAAGGCTTTCATCGGCGTACTGCCAACCGCAAGAAACAGTGAAAAGCATGCAACCGAGAGTCTGCACAAGAAACCTCCGCTCGCCAGAGGCAATGAATAGTCACCCTTAACAATTTCGTCTGCACTGTGTACAGAATGCTAAATAACTGACTGAAAAGCACGGCGCACTGAAGGATTTACCGGTATAGAACCAACATGTACAGAATATTGATAACCTAAACGTAGTAAAAGTATCGCGAGAAAGTTCTGcttgttatttatttagtgtgtcgttctaacttttgagtctgtgggtgAAATCCAATGGTGTTACCatccaaatgaaacctcttcagcggTACTTTTTCATGGTACTAATTATTCAGTGTGTCGtgctaacttttgagtctgtgggtgaaatcaaatgaaacctcttttgcaACACTTTTGCCTTGTACTATTTATTTCTTGGGTGCACAAAAAGAAGATTGGAAACGTTTTGTGAACTTTCACTTTCGCCTCTGTTAGCAATGAAAGGGTTAACATAGTCTACCTCAGACTAcagttttttaacaaaattgttTCTGAAGGGATTCTTCAGACAGTTTCAGTAAATGACAACAGCAAACACTTGCTTAACTTTATTTTAATAACCGTTCCTAAAGCTTAGTTTATACCAGAGTCATACAAACAGCCAAGAAAATTATCGTGGAAGCTGTCCTATGACTGTCTATTCCAACGAATACCAATATTTTTTCCAATcatctttgttttcatttcatttctttttttcttctccttcgtcatcttctttttgttttttgtttgtttttttgaacaaaatttggGAGAAGGAATTCAGAGTGCATTCCTAAGCTGCTTTCACTAATGACACCTAGCAACCGGTTGTAAAAGACTAACAAGTCAAGTTTTGTTCAAATGCCGTGTTTAATTGCTTCTTAAATAGCTTCAAATCAATGCGACAGGTGATAGacgtttaataaaaaaaagaaacctgcGCGAAACCTTGCGCTCTTTAGCGGGATTATCAATGTTTTTAAAACCAGCCTTATTCGAGATTTAGCGCCGTTTGTTTTGATGTTTGTGAAGTCCGGTCTTAAAAGTCACATTTTTGTCAAACAGGTGGCGCGAAATGTTGACTCAAGTCTCTTTTCTTCCGCCACACGACACACTTTTGTCAGACCTTAAAACACACTCCAAGCCTTCAAATCGCGATATGATAACCAAACCTTTACCACAAACGCTGCTATATCGATTTGAGTTGCAGTTCAGTCTAGTTTGTACCTCTACTTGGTGTTCCTAAAGGCCATTTAACAGCTCATTAAATAATTAATTGCAAATCCCGCGATATTTAAGTACCACTGTTAACGCGTCGAAATCCCTCGAGAAATTAATTGATTTTCAAAACGATGCTCGAACAAATACATGACTCATCTTTGAGCGGATTTTCCCACGCTTTTTATTTACGATCGTCGAGAATCGCGCTGGAGATGCACGTGTTGAACGAACTCCCGCTGACAGACACACAGGCCTTCACGTACGATATTTTACCCGCAACATACTTAGACAGATAAGAAAAGACACATTTCAATCTGTTTCGCGTTGCTGGGATTGCGTGTGTTAAGCTGCCACGCATTGCTATACACACGGGCTGTTATCATACTGCCTTGTGGCGCCAATCGTTTCAGAATTACCACGCGAGAAACGCCGATAGCGCGCACAGGTTCTTCAGCTGCTAAATTGGTGACAATGCGAGCCATATGTTTGGGGTGTTCGGCGGCGTCCGGCGCGGCGGAAGCTTGTTTCTAGAACGCTTAGCCTCCTATGTACTCCCTTTAAGTACAAAATGTGAActtaacaaaaatttttaaaagaatttcttGAAACGATACTAAAATACAAATAAGCACTATGCGAAAGAGGTGCTGAAGAGATTTTATTTCAATAGTCACACCACATGATTTCGTCAACGGACTCCAAAGAAAACTACAGTACGTGTCGCCAAAATTAGTCTACGAGTAAGAGACATGACGTTTCTTTTGTAACAAGGGCCACGATATTGCTCTCGAATTTATCTTACTATTCTGCACGTTTCCATGACAATACAAGTACTTAACTTAGTTGTATAGGAATTTTATAACTACTTGAAAGACAGGCAAATAAGTCGTGAACTAACGCTTTGTACCGCATTTCCCACGATCCTTATGCATTGTTCACATTCGGTCTTCTGACAAAGACAATACGGTTATAATGCCTATGTTGTTGTTTATTATGCGTCGAACAATAGCTCCGGCAAATTTTCCTGCACACCTGTGTTCATAAAAGATTCCCGAGTTACGCTTCACTAACGTCATTATTGTAAAGTGTAAGATAGCTAGCGAATTTGGCACCTAGAAAAGGATTGTTCATTTTTCGCCACCGAAAAAGGACGAAAACAATTTATGACAGTTTTCCAACGTTCCAATAGTGTTTGTCCTTCTACCATGTGTTGATCAAATGTTCTGGAACGTGCTCCGGGTGAGCAGCGCACGCGATGAAACTAGCTTGTTCCATCGATAACTGACTCGAGTTCGAAGATCTAGCTTCCGGAAAGCTTGCATTGTCACTTGGCACAGAAAGCCTCATGTTTATAGATGAGTTTGGAGGGATGACTCATAACATAATAAGAACAATAGGCGTAATATCTTCGTTGgtagaaaacaataaacaaatcgTGGTGTTAAATCGACGCGTTTTAAGACTGTGTTAACCAGT contains:
- the LOC140924073 gene encoding uncharacterized protein; translation: MEAWRYSALNTQFCNLQQKLLSTMQTSKDLNSASGEPMDSDFHNNNATNCKSGVKRRAVDDIQNNISQEKIGKLDENSLWSNDFCLKLDVYTQTEASYVKESCSKSLSFVSDIVQANGRKLEKIEKFLETLECKIDSFLMASDPGSEIFTPNKKKTDLMSLRHPIAPEADSGMTVPTGIVISPNKIGGSPRDTNVPALADSTKSPNTCLSPSLNPFASRVETSDVNSTAYWNQGFQQGLEVATRQLQQVSQPRPVMPSGQVAETAARPVVLETKSDSLSRGLDRDDLVGDSDRVVPVIISLGDKSKKSVTAEIQIQDIANGAMCTLEGLQHVSYSQGCWLGDKTNPQSRVWYCGDTKMLSRAEASGSNPAKLSLNLLEALFSRDEMAASNINGARGRELLDPIKIKGIQVHINHKFPIESDKEEMRWRFIKPRIDSKCRAQRRMQREQQAKLDNSLRLGSSERTYRGTRPRLDPREKDQLLYGYSRTPDLVVRTSEPEAAVASPQGTGMDVDESQLNGANHLEQLSENEAIVEISGSPVTVE